The Streptomyces sp. NBC_01268 genome segment TCCACCCGGACGCGCCGGAGATCTGGGCCCAGGTCGCCTACGCCCGCGACCACGAGTGGGCGGAGACCGCCGACGACGTGCTGCGCCGCCGCACCACGCTGACCATCCGCGGCCTGGCCACGGACGAGATCCGCGGCAAGGTCGAGGACATGCTGGGCAAGTAGCCCTCGCCGAACGGATGTCGTAAGGGGCGGTCTCCCGGGAGACCGCCCCTTACGCGTGCCCCGGCGCCCGCCATGCCGCCGCCATACCACCGCAACACTGGGCGCGCAGAGTTGAACCATGAAGTTTCAGGTGCTCTCTCTCATCGGGCATGCCCCGCACCCCCTCACCGGTGAACTCGACCCCGCCGCCTCCCGGTTGGAGCAGGTCCTGACGGTCGGCGAGGCCGCCGAGCGGCTCGGCTTCGACGCGTACTCGATCGGCGAACGGCACGCCGGCCCCTTCCTGTCCTCCAGCCCCTCCGTGGTGCTCGGCGCGCTCGCGGCCCGCACCTCCCGGATCCGGCTCCTCACCGGCGTCACCGTCGTCGCGATCCTCGACCCGGTGCGCGTCGCCGAGGACTACGCCACGCTCGACCTGCTCTCCCGGGGCCGGATCGAACTCGTCGTCGGCAAGGGCGCGGAGGCCGGTCATTTCGACCTCTTCGGCCTCGACGAGCAGCGGCAGTGGGACCTGCAGCGGGAGAAGTACGAGCTGCTGCGCCGGCTGTGGACGGAGGAGGGCGTGGACTGGGAGGGCGAGTTCCGCCCCCCGCTGAAGAACGTGACCACCGTCCCCCGGCCGTACGCCGGCGCGCCGCGGATCTGGCACGGCTCGGCGACCAGCCTCGACTCCCCCGAGCTCGCGGCGAAGCACGGCGACCCGCTGTTCACCGCCAACGCCGTCCAGCCGCGCGAGGCCTACGCGAAGCTGATCGCCCACTACCGCGAGAGGTTCGAGGCGTACGGCCACGACCCGAAGGACGCGCGGGTGGCGGCGGGCTCCGGCGGGCTGCTCATCGCCGACAGCCACGAGCAGGCGGTCACCCGCTACAAGGAGCTGTACGAGGCGCGGACGCGGCAGAACTTCCGGCCGCACCTGGAGGGGAAGACGGGCTACAACACGCCCTTCCGCACCATCGAGGACGCCATCGCGGGCGGGCCGCAGCTGATCGGCTCCCCGCAGCAGATCATCGACAAGGTCCTCGGCTACCACGAGGTGTACCGCCAGGACCTGCAGTCGATCACCGTCGACGCGTTCGGGCAGTCCACGGGCGAGCAGATCGAGACCCTGGAGCGCTTCGCGGAGGAGATCGCCCCGGTGCTGCGGAAGGAGGCTCCGAGCACGCTCTGGGAGGAGTGAGCCGGCACGCGTGCCGACGGGAGTTCCTGGGTAGTCGATCAAGGCCGGGACGGCTGCGGGGCGGATCCGAGGGCTGCGGGCGGGCCGCCGGAAAGCCGTAAGGTTGGTCCGTACGACAGGAACTTCGACGAAGGAGGCGCTGGGTGATCGAGCTCGAGGGCGTTCCCGAGCTGATCGACCCGGTCATGGTGGCCGCGTTCGAGGGGTGGAACGACGCCGGTGACGCCGCCTCCGCGGCGGTCGCCCATCTGGACCGGGAGTGGAAGGGCGAGGTGTTCGCGGCGCTCGACGCCGAGGACTACTACGACTTCCAGGTCAACCGGCCCACGGTGTGGCTGGACGGCGGCGTCCGGAAGATCACCTGGCCCACGACCCGGCTCTCCGTGGTGCGGATCGGCGGCGACAAGCCCCGGGACCTGGTCCTGGTGCGCGGGATCGAGCCGTCGATGCGCTGGCGTTCGTTCTGCAACGAGCTCCTGGGCTTCGCCCACGAGCTGGGCGTGGAGATGGTGGTCATCCTGGGCGCGCTGCTCGGCGACACCCCGCACACCCGTCCGGTGCCGGTCAGCGGGGTGACCTCCGACCCCGATCTGGCGCGGACGATGGACCTGGAGGAGACCCGGTACGAGGGCCCGACGGGCATCGTGGGCATCCTCCAGGAGGCGTGCACGCACGCCGGGGTGCCGGCGGTCAGCCTGTGGGCGGCGGTGCCGCACTACGTGTCGCAGCCGCCGAACCCGAAGGCGACGCTCGCGCTCCTGAACCGTCTGGAGGACCTGATCGGCCTGCGCATCCCGCTGGGCGAGCTGGCCGAGGACGCGCGGGCCTGGCAGGTGGGCGTGGACCAGCTGGCAGCCGAGGACAGCGAGGTCGCCGAGTACGTCCAGACCCTGGAGGAGGCGCGGGACACGGCCGAGCTGCCGGAGGCCTCCGGCGAGGCCATCGCCCGCGAGTTCGAGCGCTATCTGCGGCGCCGGGAGCCGGGCTCCGGCCCTGGCCCGGTCGCGACGGAGGGCGGCGACACCTCGTACCTGCGCGACGGCTCCAGCGACCGGACCCGGCCGCCCAAGCCGCAGCAGCCGGGTCCGGAGGCGGTGCCGGGCACCGAGCCGGAGCCGTCGTCGGCCGACAGCGCCGGGGGCGCCGCCGAGGGACCGGAAGGCACTGCCGGCTCAGGCGAACCTGAGGGCACGGGCGAGCCCGGGAGCACGGACGGGCCGGAAGGCACAGACGGCTCCGGCAAGCCCGGTGCATCCGGCGCAGCCGACGAATCCGGCGACCCCGGCGACCCCGGATCCCCCGAGGCCTGACCGTTCGACACTGAGGGAGGGGTGGCATCGCCGCCCCTCCCTCAGGCGTCTCCGGACGCCTCCCTACCGCGTGCCGGTCAGGCGCAGTCGAACCGCGCGCCCGCCCAGTCGCCGTGGTCGCCGCTCTTGGATCCGTTGGTGTCGGTGACCTTCAGGTGCACATGGCGCGCACCGGTCAGGTCGACGGCCACGGGGACGGTCGCGGAGGCTCCCGTCACCTTGGGCGAGGTCCACAGCACCTTGCCGTCGGCCTCGACGGAGAAGGCGACCTCCCCGTAGCCGTTGATCTCGTCGTCGATGCCGACCTCGGCGGTGAGCGCGGTGCAGCGCCCGCCGAGGTAGAGCTCGACGTCGGAGTCGGCGTGCGCCCCGATGCCCTTCGCGTAGGTCGTGCCGGCCAGGGTGAGGGGGTGGCCGTCGGCGGCGCCGGACTCGCCGTTGGAGCGGTCGCGTTCCGGCGGGCCCCAGCCGTTGGTGGACGTGAGCCAGACCAGGTCGCTCGCCCAGGCGGGCGCGGTCGGCGGCGGGGGCATCACCCCGACGGCGAACCGCTGTTGCGCGGTGCGGTCGACACCCGCGGCCCGGTGCCGGACGGTCGCGGTGAGCGTGGCCTCGCCCGGTACGGCGTCCTTGGCGGGGGTCACCGACAGCTCGACGCGCCGGGTGGTGCCGGCGGGGACGCGGGCGATCGGCGCGGTCGGGGCGACCTGCCAGCCGGCCGGGACGGTGAGGCCGACGGCGACCCCGGTGGCGTCCTTGGCGCCGGCGGTGACGTCGACGGCGACGGTGCCGGGCACGCCCGCGCCCAGCTCCTGCGCGGGCGGGGCGGCGAGGACGGCGGCGGCGCCGGGGACGGCTCCGCCGACGGCGCTGGTGCCCTTCAGGACGAGGGTGAAGCCGCGGTCGGTGCGCTGGGCGGTGGTCTTGATCCGCACCACGCCGCCGCGGTCGTCCTTGTCGTACCACCAGCCCTGGTCTGCGGCCTCGAAGGCGGCCTTGGAGGCGAGCCCCTCCAGCGCGCGTCCGCCCAGCGTGACGGCGCCGGGGGCGTCGCCGGTGTGGACGGTGAAGGCGTACGGGCGGGAGGCGGCCTTGCCCGTGTAGGAGCCCTCGCTGGGGCCGACGCGCACGCTCACGTCACCGGCGCCGCGGCGGGGTGCCCGGACGTCGGCGCGCTGGGTGGCGTACCGCCCGTCGCGGTGCGCTCGGGTGACGCCGTCGTCCTCGTACAGGGTGAAGGACGAGTCGCCCTGCGGGTAGACGTCCCAGGCCAGCGGGGAGCCCGGGGTGCGCTGGGTGTACGAGCGGATGTCGCCCGGCCACATCGGGACGGTGGCCCCGGCGCGGACGAAGAGCGGCAGGGTGTCGAGCGGGGCGCTGTAGTCGTCCAGGGTGCGGGGGCCTTCGTAGACGCGCCCGTTCCAGTAGTCGATCCAGGTGCCCTTGGGCAGGTAGATGCCGTCGCGCTCGACGGCGTCCTTGTAGACGGGGGCGACGAGGAAGTCCCGGCCGCTGAGGAACTCGTACTTCGCGGCGTCCGAGGCGGCCACCGGGTCGTCGGGGTACTCCAGGGCCAGCGGCCGGGCGAGGCCGACGCCGGTCCGGGTGGCCTGGTGGGCGTGCGAGTAGATGTAGGGCAGCAGGGCCTCGTGCAGCTTGAGGTAGGCCCGGTTGACGGAGGTGTACGGCTCGCCGTACCGGAAGGGCTGCTTGTCCTGCGCGGCCCAGCCGTCCATGGTCATGGTGACCGGCAGGAACATCTTCCACTGCAGGTCACGGGTGTACGTCTTGGCGCTGCCGCCGAAGATGCCGTCGACGTCGCCGGTGGTGTAGGCGAGGCCGGACATGGAGGCGCCGGCGTAGGTGGGGATCTGCCAGCGGATGTACTCCCAGCTGCCGGACTGGTCGCCGGACCACTGGACGCCGCAGCGCTGGGCGCCGGCCCAGCTCTCGGGGGCCCAGGTGTAGCCGCGGGCGTCGCTGTTGGCCTCGATGCCGGCGTAGGCGCCCTTGCAGCCGTCGAGGGCGAACTTGTAGCCGTCGCCGACCCAGGCGACGTCCAGCTTGGCGACCCGCTGGCCGGCCTTCACCTGCTCGCCCAGCTTGTCGATGCCGTCCTCGGTCCACAGGCCGAGTCGGGTGCCGCGCTGCTGGAGGCCCTGGGCGGTCTCGGCGAGGTTCTCGTAGCCGCAGCCGTAGCCGTCGTTGACGAGCATCCAGCCGTTGGGCATGTCGTTCTGGACGTAGCCGTCGGCGACCTTCAGGGCGTCGAGGGTGTGCCGTTCGCCGCGGTTGGCGTTGTGGAGGTAGCAGTCGGCGTCGCCGATCTCCAGGCCGTAGACCGGCGGCAGGAACGGTCTTCCGGTGAGCCGGGTGTACTGGCCGATGACGTCCTTGAGGGCGCCGGGGCCGCTGCCCGCGAAGTAGTAGGCGTCGAAGCGCTGTTCGCGGGCGGTGGTGGTGACGGGCTCGTCGAAGACGTAGGTGTTGGGGGCGTAGGTGTTGCGGTAGACGCCGTAGCCGGCGGAGGAGAGGTAGAACGGGACGGAGTTGGGGTGGCCGCCGTCGTTCCAGTTGTAGTCGACGCCGACCTCGACGGTCTTGCCGCGGTGGGAGGTGTTGCCGCGCCCGTTCTGCATGCCGGCGCCGTAGAACTGCTCGTCGGCGCCGCGGGCCAGGGTCTGGGTGGTGCGGTCCTGGTTCCAGCTGAGGCCCTGGGTCTCGGACCACAGGGGGGTGCCGTCGGCGCGGACGGCGGCGAAGCGCAGCGGCGCCTTGTAGGCGCGCAGGGTCACCCGGGCGGTGCTGAGCTCGTAGCGGTCGCCGAGGTCGGACCAGCGGGTGGCGGGCGGCGGGCCCTGCGGCAGGACGATGTCCTGGCCGGTGGGGTCGGTGAACTTTCCGTCGGGTGCCAGCTCGATGCGGAAGGTCTCGTCGGAGACGAAGCTGACCCGGGCCTCCGCGTGCCCGGCGGTCAGCCGGTAGACGGGTCCGTCGGCGGTGAATCCGGTGAGATCCCCGACGGTGGTGTCGGTGGGGCCGGTGCTGTCCGTGGGCACGGCCGCCGCGCTGCCGCCGGGTCCGGCGAAGACGGCGAGCAGACCGAGAAGTGCACCGGCGACTGCAGCTCTCATGCGCATTGATGATTGCATGAGGTCTATTTAGCGCAGATTCGAGCACCGCGACAGGACAAAACGGAACCGCCCCCGGACTTCGCGAAGAAGTCCGAGGGCGGCCGTGTGCAAGGGAGTTGCGTGGCGGTGACCGCTACAGGGCGACGCCGAGGAGCGCGTCGACGGCACGGGAGACGAGCCCGGGGGCGGAGTCGTCGGCGCCGCCCTCGGCCTCCTGGAACGCGGCCCAGCGGTCGACCGCGGCGAGCGCGGTCGGGGTGTCCAGGTCGTCGGAGAGCGCCTCGCGGAGCTCCTCGACGAGGGCGTCGGCGGACGGGCCGTCGGGGCGCGAGACGGCGGCGCGCCAGCGGCCGAGGCGCTCGACGGCGTCCTTGAGGACCTGGTCGGTCCACTCCCAGTCGTCGCGGTAGCGGTGCGAGAGCAGGGCGAGCCGGATGGCGGCCGGGTCGACGCCCTCCCTGCGCAGCGCGGAGACGAAGACCAGGTTGCCCTTGGACT includes the following:
- a CDS encoding PAC2 family protein, giving the protein MIELEGVPELIDPVMVAAFEGWNDAGDAASAAVAHLDREWKGEVFAALDAEDYYDFQVNRPTVWLDGGVRKITWPTTRLSVVRIGGDKPRDLVLVRGIEPSMRWRSFCNELLGFAHELGVEMVVILGALLGDTPHTRPVPVSGVTSDPDLARTMDLEETRYEGPTGIVGILQEACTHAGVPAVSLWAAVPHYVSQPPNPKATLALLNRLEDLIGLRIPLGELAEDARAWQVGVDQLAAEDSEVAEYVQTLEEARDTAELPEASGEAIAREFERYLRRREPGSGPGPVATEGGDTSYLRDGSSDRTRPPKPQQPGPEAVPGTEPEPSSADSAGGAAEGPEGTAGSGEPEGTGEPGSTDGPEGTDGSGKPGASGAADESGDPGDPGSPEA
- a CDS encoding LLM class flavin-dependent oxidoreductase, encoding MKFQVLSLIGHAPHPLTGELDPAASRLEQVLTVGEAAERLGFDAYSIGERHAGPFLSSSPSVVLGALAARTSRIRLLTGVTVVAILDPVRVAEDYATLDLLSRGRIELVVGKGAEAGHFDLFGLDEQRQWDLQREKYELLRRLWTEEGVDWEGEFRPPLKNVTTVPRPYAGAPRIWHGSATSLDSPELAAKHGDPLFTANAVQPREAYAKLIAHYRERFEAYGHDPKDARVAAGSGGLLIADSHEQAVTRYKELYEARTRQNFRPHLEGKTGYNTPFRTIEDAIAGGPQLIGSPQQIIDKVLGYHEVYRQDLQSITVDAFGQSTGEQIETLERFAEEIAPVLRKEAPSTLWEE
- a CDS encoding NPCBM/NEW2 domain-containing protein, whose amino-acid sequence is MQSSMRMRAAVAGALLGLLAVFAGPGGSAAAVPTDSTGPTDTTVGDLTGFTADGPVYRLTAGHAEARVSFVSDETFRIELAPDGKFTDPTGQDIVLPQGPPPATRWSDLGDRYELSTARVTLRAYKAPLRFAAVRADGTPLWSETQGLSWNQDRTTQTLARGADEQFYGAGMQNGRGNTSHRGKTVEVGVDYNWNDGGHPNSVPFYLSSAGYGVYRNTYAPNTYVFDEPVTTTAREQRFDAYYFAGSGPGALKDVIGQYTRLTGRPFLPPVYGLEIGDADCYLHNANRGERHTLDALKVADGYVQNDMPNGWMLVNDGYGCGYENLAETAQGLQQRGTRLGLWTEDGIDKLGEQVKAGQRVAKLDVAWVGDGYKFALDGCKGAYAGIEANSDARGYTWAPESWAGAQRCGVQWSGDQSGSWEYIRWQIPTYAGASMSGLAYTTGDVDGIFGGSAKTYTRDLQWKMFLPVTMTMDGWAAQDKQPFRYGEPYTSVNRAYLKLHEALLPYIYSHAHQATRTGVGLARPLALEYPDDPVAASDAAKYEFLSGRDFLVAPVYKDAVERDGIYLPKGTWIDYWNGRVYEGPRTLDDYSAPLDTLPLFVRAGATVPMWPGDIRSYTQRTPGSPLAWDVYPQGDSSFTLYEDDGVTRAHRDGRYATQRADVRAPRRGAGDVSVRVGPSEGSYTGKAASRPYAFTVHTGDAPGAVTLGGRALEGLASKAAFEAADQGWWYDKDDRGGVVRIKTTAQRTDRGFTLVLKGTSAVGGAVPGAAAVLAAPPAQELGAGVPGTVAVDVTAGAKDATGVAVGLTVPAGWQVAPTAPIARVPAGTTRRVELSVTPAKDAVPGEATLTATVRHRAAGVDRTAQQRFAVGVMPPPPTAPAWASDLVWLTSTNGWGPPERDRSNGESGAADGHPLTLAGTTYAKGIGAHADSDVELYLGGRCTALTAEVGIDDEINGYGEVAFSVEADGKVLWTSPKVTGASATVPVAVDLTGARHVHLKVTDTNGSKSGDHGDWAGARFDCA